The window CCGACGGGCGGCATCCTCTTCAAGATCCGCTTCCGCGAGTCGAAGCTCAGCAAGGAGGTGCTCGACTTCGTGGTGCCGCTGTCGTGCGGTGAGGTTTGGGCGGGCGTCGTCGAGCTCGGCCCGAACAACCTGCCGCGCATCCGGTCGAAGTACCCGATCGCGACCGGCGCTTCGAACGCGACGCAGATCGTGTCGGACGACATCCTGAACACGCCGAACGGCCAGACCTTCCTGCCGCCGAACGGTGTGCTTCCGGCGGGTGTGACGCAGGAGGACGTGCAGCGCGGCTACATCGAGGTCATCGCCATGGAGGCTCTGAACTGCGAGCCGGATGACGGTGAGCTCAACATCGACGAGGTCGAGACCTGGACGCGTATCGCTCCGCCGCTCGACAACACCCCGTCGAACGCGCTCGGCGCGGAGGCGTTCCTGGTCCGCGTCGGCTCGGGTGTGTCGCACGCGTACAACTTCGTGGCGATCAGCGCCTTCGTTGGCGCGGGCCTCGGCAGCATCGCGCCGACCAACCTGTTCGGCGACAGCGTGCCTGACTGGGATGACTGCCGTGCGCTCGACGGCGTCCTGAACCCGTACGCCGATCCGTTCGACTGCGTCCGTCAGGTCAACCTGGCCCTGTCGAAGAGCCGTCTCGTCTCGCAGTACGACGTGAACACGCTCACCTCGGGCAGCACCGACGTCATCGTCACGCTGCCGACCAAGTACGCGAACTGCCAGCTCAATCCGCAGGGCACGAACTACGCGAGCAAGCGTTACCCGGGCACGTCGTTCCAGTGCGCGCCGGCGGGTGAGACGATCTCCTGCACGGTCTACAACCGCGAGGAGGAGTTCGACAGCCCGGAGACCCCGCCGTTCTCGCCGGGTGAGCCGGAGCAGGAGTGCCTGCTGCCGCGTGAGCTGACGATCTTCCACATCTCCGAGGCGGGTGGCCTTGGCCCGCTGGGTGACGTCGGCTTCGCGACGGGCAACCTCGATCCGTCGGACAGCGGCTGGCTCGACCTCGACCTCGTGCGCGATGCGGACGGCAACATCGTCCACCAGGAGATCTTCGCGAACAGCATCACGCACGACATCCTGGGCGCGTACCTCGCTGGCTACCGTGGTCTGCCGGCGACGGGCCTCGTGGCTCAGGAGTTCTTCAACGGCAACGTGGGCGGCACCTACGGCGCGACCGTGCCGTCGCTCGCGGAGCAGGTCGTCCTGAAGCCCGGCCAGAGCTGATCGTTTCCCAGCTCAGGTCCGGTAACGGAGAGGGAGGGTCGCCATTTGGCGGCCCTCCCTTTTTCGTGGAACGAGTGAGCGAGCAAGACGCCATCGTCGCGCGCGGGCTCACCAAGAGCTACGCCGCCCCGGACCGACGTTGGCTGCGCCGCGAGCGCATCCGCGGCGTGACCGACGTGTCGTTCACCCTGCGACGTGGCGGCTCGCTCGCGATCATCGGACGCAACGGTGCCGGCAAGAGCACGTTGCTGCGCATGCTCGCCGGGCTCTCGCGGCCGACCTCCGGTGAGCTACGGCTCGAGGGGCGGGTCGGCAGCCTGCTCGACCTCGGCGCGGGCTTCGTCGAGGAGTGGAGCGGCGAGCACAACGCACGCGTCGCGCTGGCGCTGCTCGGAATGTCGCCGAGCCGCGTGCGCGAGGCCGCGAGCTTCGTCGCCGCGTTCTCCGAGCTCGGCGACTTCCTCGCGCAGCCGGTGCGGATCTACTCGGCGGGCATGCGGTTGCGGCTCGCCTACAGCGTCGCGATCGCGCCCAGGCCGGAGATCCTGATCGCCGACGAGGTGCTGAGCGTCGGCGACGAGTCGTTCCAGCGCAAGTGCTCGCAGCACATCGTCGAGCACCTCGCGCGCGGCGGGACCATGGTGCTCGCGACGCACAACCTCTACCAGGCAGAGCGGCTCTGCGACGCCGCGATCTGGCTCGAGGACGGTCGCGTGCGGGCGCAGGGCCCCTGTCACGACGTGACCAAGCGCTACCGGACGGCCATCGAGCAGGCGGAGAGCGTCGCGCACGCGAACGCCGTGGCGCGCGCGCTCGCGCGTCCGGGGGCCATGCTGCGGATCGATGGAGCGGAGATCGGTGACGACGGTGCCGTCGTGCCGTTCGGGACGGCGCTCCGCATCGTGATCGATGGCGCCATCGCTGGCTCCGAGCGTGGCCGGCTCGAGATCCGTCGGGTCGACGGGACGCTGGTCGCCTCGCTGCCCGTCCGTGGTTCGGGCACCTTCGAGATCGCCCGCCCCGCGCTCCTGCCCGGCCGCTATGTGGTCCGCCTCATCGGCAGGGCGGGCGTGGGCGCCGCCACCCTCGACGAGGTCGCGACGCTCGACGAGCTGACGGTCGACTGCGTCGGCGAGCGTCGCGAGCTCGGCACCG is drawn from Candidatus Binatia bacterium and contains these coding sequences:
- a CDS encoding ABC transporter ATP-binding protein, with product MSEQDAIVARGLTKSYAAPDRRWLRRERIRGVTDVSFTLRRGGSLAIIGRNGAGKSTLLRMLAGLSRPTSGELRLEGRVGSLLDLGAGFVEEWSGEHNARVALALLGMSPSRVREAASFVAAFSELGDFLAQPVRIYSAGMRLRLAYSVAIAPRPEILIADEVLSVGDESFQRKCSQHIVEHLARGGTMVLATHNLYQAERLCDAAIWLEDGRVRAQGPCHDVTKRYRTAIEQAESVAHANAVARALARPGAMLRIDGAEIGDDGAVVPFGTALRIVIDGAIAGSERGRLEIRRVDGTLVASLPVRGSGTFEIARPALLPGRYVVRLIGRAGVGAATLDEVATLDELTVDCVGERRELGTVHLDHQWM